The sequence ACAATTTCAACATCTCTGGAAGCACTTATGTTTAGTGAAACCTGGTTATTGAAAGCAAAATAATATCCCCGATTCTCCGTTTAAATAACCATGTAGCAGAATTTCCCTCACCATAAAAACCTGAAAAACCATGAAAACCATGCCTATGCTGCTATGGGCAGCACTGTTACTGCTATGCTTCGGTTGTAACAAACGAGAATCCTCCATTACTTTAAAAACCAGTGGATTATCCGTCACCAATGCCTCTCCTGCCGGAGATGTAGTAGGTAAAATTGTAGTGGGGTACCAGGGCTGGTTCGCCTGTACCGGAGATGGCTCTCCTATCAATGCATGGTGGCACTGGACGCTGGACTGGGCCAAAACACCCTCCTCTTCCAACAACGGTATTAAGTCCTGGCCGGATGTCAGAGATTATACCAGCACCTTTCAAACCGGATGGCCCGCATTGGGCAATGGTTCGCCGGCAACCCTGTTTTCTTCCTACACCGATCAGACCGTGAATACTCATTTTCGGTGGATGCAGGAAAATAACATCGATGCTGCCGCCCTGCAACGTTTCAACCCGAACGGACAGGAAGGCCCTATCCGCGATTCTGTCACTGCAAAGGTAAAACGCGCTGCTGAAGCCTATGGACGAAAGTTTTACATTATGTACGATGTAAGCGGCTGGACAAATATGCAGACTGAAATCAAAGCTGACTGGCTGGCGAAGATGTCTGCCTACACTGCGTCTTCCGCTTATGCCAGACAGAATGATAAACCAGTTGTTTGTATCTGGGGATTTGGATTTAATGATGACAATCATCCATGGTCTGCTGATGTATGCCTGGAAGTGATCAACTGGTTTAAGACCCAGGGATGTTACGTCATTGGCGGCGTGCCTACTCACTGGCGGGAAGAGAATAGTGATTCAAGACCTGCGTTCCTGAACACTTACAAAGCATTCAATATGCTTTCTCCATGGATGGTAGGAAGAATTGGAAATGCAGGAGAATCCGACAATTTCTTCACCACTGTAAATACGCCGGATCAGGCATATTGCAATGCAAATGGTATAGATTATCAACCCTGTATATTGCCCGGCGATCTGCAGGAAAAACAACGCGCGCATGGTGACTTTATGTGGAGACAGTTTTACAATATGATCCGTGTAGGTTGTCAGGGAATTTATATCTCCATGTTTGACGAATACAATGAAGGTAACCAGATTGCTAAGACAGCAGAAAGTGTGGCTTTTGTTCCTGCTGGATCCGGTTTTGTTACGCTGGATGAAGATGGTGTAGCCTGCTCCGCTGATTATTATTTACGATTGACGGGTGATGGTGGTAAGATGCTGAAAGGCCTGATCACTCTGACGGCCATCAGGCAAACGCCAACTGTACCTGGTGGTACAGCGAATAACCCGGTGGGAATGACGATTACTTTGAAAGGATCTAACAACCTGTATGTAAGTAGCGAAAACGGCACACAGGCTATGAATTGTAATCGCACGAATGCCGGAGGCTGGGAGCAGTTTGTGGTGGTTGATGCAGGGAATGGAAAGATTGCTTTGAAGTATGGTAATCTGTATGTCTCTTCTGAAAATGGATTACAGCCTATTACCTGTAATCGCACCGCGATTGGCTTGTGGGAGCAGTTTGACTGGGTGACGAACGCAGATGGAAGCATTTCATTGAAAGGGAATAATGGAATGTATATTTCCAGTGAGGATGGGTTACAACCAATGACGTGTAACAGAGCAACCGTTGGAGGCTGGGAGTCCTTCAAAATAAATTTGTAAATTTAAAGACCCGCTTATACTAAAACATAAGCGGGTCTTTAAAAAAATTATGCAGGAATATATCAGCATGCGCATCGCCGTTCCGCCCACATGGGAACAGGTTTTCTCTCACTTTTACTATGCTGCGAATCTTAGCAGGGTTCCTGTGGAGAAGCATTTGTTACCTGCTTTTCAGTCTATCATGGCATTCAATTTTGGGCCGCCGGTACCGTTGGAATATGGGAATGAGCAGTTCCTGCCTATTGAGAAAACACTGGTACTGGGGCCGGTTAAAAAGTCTATGAAATATACCATGCCTGCTGGGAGCAGGATTTTGGTGGCGAACTTTAAGGATGATGCTTTTTATCGTTTTTTTGGGAAACCTTTACAACATTATTTAACTGATCCGGATAAGTTAATTCAGACGCATTGTTTTGCTGATCTTTGGCAGGAGTTGAATGGAATTGAAGATCCTGCTTTGCAGGTGGAGAAACTATTGGATTTTTCGGGGTTGTATCTTTGTGAGCGGGATCCGGCGGCAGCGAATATTATTGAGAATGGGTTTAATGATAACCCGAAACAAATTGCGGAGAAGACCGCGCAAAGTGAAAGGACGGTACAGCTGAATTATAAAAAGTATTTAGGGTTCAGCTCGAAAGAGGTAAACAGGTATCAGCGGTTTCAAAAAGCCATCGGGATGTTGGAACCCGGAAAGACGCCGGATTGGTTTGAGGTGATGGAGGAATGCGGGTATTATGATCAAAGCCACCTGATTAAA is a genomic window of Chitinophaga sp. LS1 containing:
- a CDS encoding lectin, whose translation is MKTMPMLLWAALLLLCFGCNKRESSITLKTSGLSVTNASPAGDVVGKIVVGYQGWFACTGDGSPINAWWHWTLDWAKTPSSSNNGIKSWPDVRDYTSTFQTGWPALGNGSPATLFSSYTDQTVNTHFRWMQENNIDAAALQRFNPNGQEGPIRDSVTAKVKRAAEAYGRKFYIMYDVSGWTNMQTEIKADWLAKMSAYTASSAYARQNDKPVVCIWGFGFNDDNHPWSADVCLEVINWFKTQGCYVIGGVPTHWREENSDSRPAFLNTYKAFNMLSPWMVGRIGNAGESDNFFTTVNTPDQAYCNANGIDYQPCILPGDLQEKQRAHGDFMWRQFYNMIRVGCQGIYISMFDEYNEGNQIAKTAESVAFVPAGSGFVTLDEDGVACSADYYLRLTGDGGKMLKGLITLTAIRQTPTVPGGTANNPVGMTITLKGSNNLYVSSENGTQAMNCNRTNAGGWEQFVVVDAGNGKIALKYGNLYVSSENGLQPITCNRTAIGLWEQFDWVTNADGSISLKGNNGMYISSEDGLQPMTCNRATVGGWESFKINL
- a CDS encoding AraC family transcriptional regulator; protein product: MQEYISMRIAVPPTWEQVFSHFYYAANLSRVPVEKHLLPAFQSIMAFNFGPPVPLEYGNEQFLPIEKTLVLGPVKKSMKYTMPAGSRILVANFKDDAFYRFFGKPLQHYLTDPDKLIQTHCFADLWQELNGIEDPALQVEKLLDFSGLYLCERDPAAANIIENGFNDNPKQIAEKTAQSERTVQLNYKKYLGFSSKEVNRYQRFQKAIGMLEPGKTPDWFEVMEECGYYDQSHLIKDFTHYVGMSPQVYWQLQDVMCRAGS